The genomic interval CCCTGATCTCCACCACAAAGCGATCCTCATTCTTCTTCAGGTAAACATCCACTTTACCCATTTTATTCTCAGGAATGGCCTGAATGGCATTTTTTATGAGGTTATTGAACACCCGCACCATTTGGTCCTTATCTGCATAAATAATGGCTTGCTGCAAATCCATTCGGGCAATTTTCACCTGAACATCGGGAGTGTCCTTATACAATTCAACTGCATTGTTTAAAACCGTACACAAATCGATTAACTCTTCCTGCGCTTTCGGCATTTTGGCAAAATTGGAAAACTCAGTGGCGATATTTGACAAGGCATCGATTTGTTCAATTACCGTATGCGTAAAGCGATTTAATTTTTCGTTCCAGTCCGGATCTTCGGGACGCAGGGAGCGTTGCATGTGTTGTATGCTTAAGCGCATGGGTGTAAGCGGATTTTTAATTTCATGCGCCACTTGCTTGGCCATTTCGCGCCATGCACTTTCCCTCTCCGATTTTGCCAATTCCACAGCATAATGTTCCAACTCACTCACTTTTTTATTGTACTCTTCCACCAGCGATCCGATTTCATCTTTTCCCTTATAGGCAATCGGCTTATTGGTTTTCCCCAGTTGGATATTTGCAAGACTTTGCTGAACAAGACGCAATGGTTTTGTAATCCAGTTCGAAACAAACAATGCTGCAAGAATGGATAATGCAAACAGCACTACAAAAATATTGAGAATAGCCACCAGGAAGCTCGATAATTCCGTTTCCAATGCGCTTTGTTTGGCAAAATATGGCAGGTTGAGATATCCCAGTAATTCATTGTGATCGTTAAGCAAAGGAACATAAGCGCTCAGGTAATGCATATTACCGATGACTTCATCCTGAATGAATTCACTGTTTTTCTCATGTGTCATTTGATGAAATGCTTCCGGATTCATTTGCGAGGATAATAATCCACTCTGGAAAATTTTGGGACGAGAACTCGCAATTAAAGAACCGTCTTTATCGTAAAGGTTTATGTCGGACAAAAACACCGATGAGAATTTATCGAGAATATAGCCCACATAATTTTTTAGTTCTTTACCTAATTCCTGTTCCCTGCCCAATTTATGTGTCACCTCTATTCTTACACTTTGAATCTTTTCTGAAATAATGTTGTGATTTTTTTCCTGGTATTGATCCGCAATAAAATAACGCGTTCCCAATCCAAATAACACCAGCGAAATCAGTAATACGCCCACCAATAAGAACTGTACTTTACCTTGAAGACTTAAATGAATTGCTGTTATTCCGCGCGATAATTGTTTTAATGAAAATCCGGTTATAACAATCAAACAGAAAAGCGTAAATAAATACGAGAATGATGTTGCCTGATTGATAAAACGCTCTTCGGGTCGGCTTAGAATAAGCATGGTTCTATCGTCGACCTGATAAAACAAATGATCGTAATTGTTTTCCTTCCTGAATTCGTATTTCGATTTTAATGCAGGATAATGACTACTCAACAAACTGTAGCGGTATGACCCAAAGCGGTTAACCTGAACGCTGTCCACATAACGGGCATAGGAATATTGATGGATCACATCAATTTTATTAGATCCCTTGTCCATTAACAATTCCGGGAATCCAATATCCTCCGGAATTTTTTTACTTCTCAATTCGCAAAATAAAAATCCTTTTGGCGATTCATTACGGAGGCTTACGGGAAGTTTAATTACATAACTGAGTTTATTGACTGAATTATAAATAAAATTCATGTTGCCGCTGAACTTGGACGGTACGCCATTTTCGAGAATGATATTATCCAATTCGGAAAATTCGCGCACCGGTGCAAATCCTTCCAGGCCGAGCGGTGTGCTATCGGAGGAAAACAAATAATACTGAATATCGAAATTGTTCCAGTCGCCCGAAAAATATTTTTTTTCAAGCTCCTCTTCAAATTGTGTTTTAGAAAAATTACGTGTTGAATCGAAGGCATTATTAAGCACATTACTTCTTAATAGATCCGTCTCCATTTCAGAATATAAAATTTCGACAATAGGATCCTCATCGGTGGCCAGTTTCTCTGCAAGCACAATTCGGTTTTGACCTTCTTTAGCACTGGTAAATTTAGATAATGCATGCGCCGTAAAGCCGGAAAAGGTTAGCAACAGCAAAACAGTGACATTAAAGCTTACTGTTTTCGTTTTAGAATAATAATGCACATAAAAGAGTACCCCCAATACAAAAACCGGCCAGAGAATTAGTAATAAATCGCGCTGACCAATGATGTGTTGTATCACCAAATCGATGATGGCCAAAAGTGCAACCACCAAAAACATGTTTCGCGGTTTCGTTTGCATGGAGACACTGGTTCTGAATGCAAATTCACAAAACAGATAAAAAGCAAAAAAGAGTAATCCAATTATGATAAATCCAACAAAACTATAAAGCGATAAATTGAAAATATTATTGATGTTAAACTCAATATTGGAGTCCTCAATCAATCCCTTTAACAATACGCCTATAATAAATCCATACACCAGAATCAGCAAGACCATGGCCCCGGAGAGTACGGTTGCCAGCGTTTGATTTCCTGCCAGTCGGTAAGAAAAAGCACGCGACCGGGCATCGAGAAAATAAAAAACGTAGAGAATTAAAAGAGCATTAATTAAAAAATCACCCAGTGATGGTAAAAAGAAAGATGCCGCAAATAAATCCGGTTTGAACAATTCAAATTCATACAATGCAGAGGGAAATTCCATGACCAATGACCAGTACCGTAGTAATCCCACACTAAAGACTAACAATATAGAAGCGTAAAACGATCCAACAAATCGCTCAAGATTAATGCATTCTTCCTTTAGGAAACGGACAAGAAGTACCATTCCTCCCAGTAGCAATACCGCAATAAAATACAAAGCCGAATCGGATCGCGCATCGTTTTCATTGAGCATTATGCCAAATAGAAAATCTCCTTCTCCCGATTGAATGGAAATTAAATCGTCGGAGGGTTCATCCATTAACATGGCTGTTTCGGGAATACCAAATGCCGGATGAAAAGCATCGGAAAGAAATTTATTCCGGTTCAGGTAATCGTGACGCAGAAGGTATAGTCCGACAATCGTTCGTTCTTCATCCACCTGTTTGCGAAAATAACGGTACCAACCATTGCGCAACTTCAATACACCTTTGTTGCTCATAGAAGCCAGTTGCAAACTATCGGGCAAAGAATGTGCGGTAGTCCAAAATTCTGCTATTCCATTTTTAAAAACGAAAAGCGATTTGTTATCCTCATTTCCCAGTGATTTCAGCAATAATTCTGAACGCTCAAAAATGGTTTCCGATTTATTTTCATTGAGAATACGCTCCAGTTGATTCATGCTGGAACCCAATTCCGCATCCAGATCAACAATGGCGGATTCTACCTGTTCACGCAGCGAATCATGATCCAGCGCAACAAAAGATGATTTGTAGAGCGAACTTCCTGTCCAAATCATTCCAACGGCTATAATCAAAACCGTGTAACGATGAAAAATGATATTTTTTATTTGCTGCATCATTTCACCCGGTGATAATATTCGGGAACATTAAATCCGCCTCCGGATACGAATGTCTGCATTTGAATTTCATTCAGGTTAAGTAAATAAATGGTGCTGCCATTGATGGTTTTTCGGGTATAGCCGGGACTGTTTTTTATCAGCAATTCATTCTGTTCGGTTTCATGATCTACGGCGGACCAAATTATGGAGTACTGTTCATTTTCTTTTTTCAACTCAAGAAGATAAACCGTCCATTTCCCTTTACCGGATCGTGTACTAAAGAAAAATTGTTTATCCTTTCCCTTCAGCACCATGCTATCGCAAAAACGAAAAACCGTTTGCTCGAATTCGAGTCCGAAAATCAACGTATCGTTTTTCATTACCACTTCAACGGGACGATCGGGATAAACGCCATACAACAAATTATCGCGCAAGTGCCAATTGTTCTGCGCCATTAATTCCGAGCGTGCAATCACCACAGGTGTGATCAATCGCATGCGGATAGAATCTTTACGGATCATCATGGTAAGCAGGGTATCCTTTTTGCTTCGATAGTCGCCCAGCAGCTCGTCGGGGAATTGTTGCAGCGCTTTGGCATTGGAGGGTTGTGCTTGTGTAAAATAAAAGGAACTGCCTTCCTGAGCGTATCCCTGAAGGAAGCTTCCAAGCGTAACAAGTATCAAAAAAAGTATTCGCATAAGATCGTTTAGGGTTGTACCTTTATCCCATCAAAAGGTATTCCATAAAAATATGCAAAAAAGGTGGGTATTTGCGAAAGCATTGAAAGAAGTTGAGTCGACACAAGCAATTGCGCTTTTAGAGGAGAAATTGCAGGTACCTGAGCTGATTGCCCGTTTATTGGTTCGCAGGGGAATTCATAGCTACGAGGAAGCCAAATCTTTTTTCCGTCCATCACCCGGTGAAATGCCCGATCCCTTTTTGATGAAGGACATGAATAGAGCGGTGGACCGTCTCCAACTTGCTATAGCGAATAAAGAAAACATACTGATTTACGGCGATTATGATGTTGACGGAACCAGTTCGGTTGCATTGGTATATGCCTATCTAAGCCGATTTCACGAGAACATCGACTATTACATTCCCGACCGATACGCTGAGGGCTACGGGATTTCAACCCAAGGGATTGATGCAGCGGAAAATAGTGATGTGAAGCTGATTATTGCATTGGACTGCGGCATAAAATCTATTGACAAAATTCAATACGCCAAAGAAAAAGGAATCGATTTTATTATTTGCGACCATCACCGTCCCGGTGACGAATTACCGGATGCCGTTGCAGTTTTAGATCCCAAACGTGAGGATTGCGCCTATCCCTATAAAGAACTTTGCGGTTGCGGAGTGGGATACAAACTATTGCAGGCCTGGACCAGAAGCACCCAACGAGACGAGAATGTCCTCTTCGAATACATCGACCTTGTGGCTGTGGCCATTGCTGCAGATATTGTTCCTATTACCGGAGAGAACAGAATATTTACCTATTACGGATTAAAAAAAATCAATGAATCGCCAGCGCATTGGGTAAAAGCCATTTTGCTTTTATCAGGAAAAACATTGCCGCTCGATATTTCTAATCTCGTATTTATAATTGCACCACGCATCAACGCAGCAGGAAGAATCGACTCAGGAAAAAATGCAGTTCGTTTACTTACCTCACAGAGTGAAAAAGAAGCACTGGAATGCGCCTCGCAAATTGACCAGAACAATGATGAACGAAAACATCTGGACAAAGAAATTACACGCCACGCATTGGAGTTAATTGAAGCGAATGAACAATTAAAAGTTGCCAAAACCACTGTATTATTTCACGACAGCTGGCATAAAGGAGTGGTAGGCATTGTGGCTTCACGTTTAACCGATACCTATTATCGTCCCACAATCCTCCTTACCAACAACAATGGAAAACTAACGGGATCTGCCCGCTCGGTGCGCGATTTTGATGTGTACGACGCCATTGAAGCGTGTAGTCATTTACTGGAGCAATTCGGGGGACATAAATATGCCGCAGGCTTAACCTTATCGATTGAAAATTTTGAAGCATTCCGTGATGCGTTCGAAAAACAAGTGGCAGCTACCATTCCGGATGAACTTTTGATTCCTGCCATTGAAATTGAAGAAGAAATAAGTTTTGAATTACTTCGCAAATCGAAACAGGAAGAACTTCCGCGCTTTTATAGAATACTTAAACAGTTTTCACCTTTTGGTCCCGGAAATATGAACCCTGTATTTGTTGCGAAAGGATTGAAGGATTCCGGACTTGCACGTTGTTTAAAGGATGAGCATTTAAAAATGAGCGTTTATCAGAATGATAAGTCGCTGCAATTTGATGCCATTGCATTTGGAAAGGGGAATTTATTGAATGAAATTCTGAGTGGTAAAAAATTCGATATGGCCTTTACGCTGGAAGAAAATTACTGGAACGGAAAAACTTCTTTGCAGTTAATGGTGAAAGATATCCGAATTACAGAAGAATAGGTTTATTCTTCAGAAGGCAGTAAATGATC from Flavobacteriales bacterium carries:
- a CDS encoding GHKL domain-containing protein, with translation MMQQIKNIIFHRYTVLIIAVGMIWTGSSLYKSSFVALDHDSLREQVESAIVDLDAELGSSMNQLERILNENKSETIFERSELLLKSLGNEDNKSLFVFKNGIAEFWTTAHSLPDSLQLASMSNKGVLKLRNGWYRYFRKQVDEERTIVGLYLLRHDYLNRNKFLSDAFHPAFGIPETAMLMDEPSDDLISIQSGEGDFLFGIMLNENDARSDSALYFIAVLLLGGMVLLVRFLKEECINLERFVGSFYASILLVFSVGLLRYWSLVMEFPSALYEFELFKPDLFAASFFLPSLGDFLINALLILYVFYFLDARSRAFSYRLAGNQTLATVLSGAMVLLILVYGFIIGVLLKGLIEDSNIEFNINNIFNLSLYSFVGFIIIGLLFFAFYLFCEFAFRTSVSMQTKPRNMFLVVALLAIIDLVIQHIIGQRDLLLILWPVFVLGVLFYVHYYSKTKTVSFNVTVLLLLTFSGFTAHALSKFTSAKEGQNRIVLAEKLATDEDPIVEILYSEMETDLLRSNVLNNAFDSTRNFSKTQFEEELEKKYFSGDWNNFDIQYYLFSSDSTPLGLEGFAPVREFSELDNIILENGVPSKFSGNMNFIYNSVNKLSYVIKLPVSLRNESPKGFLFCELRSKKIPEDIGFPELLMDKGSNKIDVIHQYSYARYVDSVQVNRFGSYRYSLLSSHYPALKSKYEFRKENNYDHLFYQVDDRTMLILSRPEERFINQATSFSYLFTLFCLIVITGFSLKQLSRGITAIHLSLQGKVQFLLVGVLLISLVLFGLGTRYFIADQYQEKNHNIISEKIQSVRIEVTHKLGREQELGKELKNYVGYILDKFSSVFLSDINLYDKDGSLIASSRPKIFQSGLLSSQMNPEAFHQMTHEKNSEFIQDEVIGNMHYLSAYVPLLNDHNELLGYLNLPYFAKQSALETELSSFLVAILNIFVVLFALSILAALFVSNWITKPLRLVQQSLANIQLGKTNKPIAYKGKDEIGSLVEEYNKKVSELEHYAVELAKSERESAWREMAKQVAHEIKNPLTPMRLSIQHMQRSLRPEDPDWNEKLNRFTHTVIEQIDALSNIATEFSNFAKMPKAQEELIDLCTVLNNAVELYKDTPDVQVKIARMDLQQAIIYADKDQMVRVFNNLIKNAIQAIPENKMGKVDVYLKKNEDRFVVEIRDNGTGIAPEKIDKIFTPNFTTKSTGMGLGLAMVKNIVENANGKIWFETSWGTGTGFFVALPVHSA
- the recJ gene encoding single-stranded-DNA-specific exonuclease RecJ, with translation MQKRWVFAKALKEVESTQAIALLEEKLQVPELIARLLVRRGIHSYEEAKSFFRPSPGEMPDPFLMKDMNRAVDRLQLAIANKENILIYGDYDVDGTSSVALVYAYLSRFHENIDYYIPDRYAEGYGISTQGIDAAENSDVKLIIALDCGIKSIDKIQYAKEKGIDFIICDHHRPGDELPDAVAVLDPKREDCAYPYKELCGCGVGYKLLQAWTRSTQRDENVLFEYIDLVAVAIAADIVPITGENRIFTYYGLKKINESPAHWVKAILLLSGKTLPLDISNLVFIIAPRINAAGRIDSGKNAVRLLTSQSEKEALECASQIDQNNDERKHLDKEITRHALELIEANEQLKVAKTTVLFHDSWHKGVVGIVASRLTDTYYRPTILLTNNNGKLTGSARSVRDFDVYDAIEACSHLLEQFGGHKYAAGLTLSIENFEAFRDAFEKQVAATIPDELLIPAIEIEEEISFELLRKSKQEELPRFYRILKQFSPFGPGNMNPVFVAKGLKDSGLARCLKDEHLKMSVYQNDKSLQFDAIAFGKGNLLNEILSGKKFDMAFTLEENYWNGKTSLQLMVKDIRITEE